CAGCGCCTGGCACTCGTCGACGCCGTCCCAGCCGTCGCTCGGCATCGCCCGCCCGGCACCCAGCAGCTCGTCGACCTGCCAGCCGCGCTGAACGCCGTGGTCCACGTTGGAGACAAGAGCGGGCCACCAGGTGCTGGCCTGGATGCTCGCGGCGCGCTCGGGACCGAACAGCTCCGCCAGTCTGGGAGTCCACTCGGTGGTGACGCTCTCGCCGTGGGAACCGTCACCGATCTGGGCGGCGACGGCCGGGGTCAGCTGACGGGCCATGCGCCACCACACGGCCGCCGCGGCGTGCTCGTCGGGCAGCGGGCCGGCCGGGTGGTCCGGGGCGGTGGCGGTGCGCAGCAGTTCGTGGGCGGTGACGCCGGCGCGGGACATCGCGGCGAGACGCTCGGCCAGCAGCGGGGTGAACTCGTCGTCGCGGACCTGCGGCGCCAGCGAGTAGAGCAGCTGGCGCCATTCCTTGAGCGCCGGGGTGTGGTCTCCGGTGACGGACTTGTTGAGGCGCCGCTGCCAGGTCGCGGAGATCTTCTGCAACTGCGGCGCGCCGGTCGGTCGCCGGTCGTCGCCGGGGACCTGCATGGCGGCTCGCCAGACCTCGACGTCGGCGATGGTGGCGGACTCGGGGCGGATGCCGTTCTGGGCCCACACCGGCAGCGCACCCTTGTCGGCCTGGTCGGTCGCGCGGGTGCTCACTTGGTCGGCGAGCTCGGTGACCAGGTGAGTACGCTGGGCGAGGTAGGCGCCCCAGTGCGGGTCCTCGGCCAAGCGGGCCGGGACTGCGGGCATCCAGGGCAGCGGGCCGGCGCCGGCGTTGCGCAGGCCGGAGGCGTCCAGGCGCCAGTCGACGACCGCGGCGCGGTCGTGTGCGGTCTCCAGCTCGCGGTCGCCGGCGGCTGCCCGGAGCGCGTCGACGGGGTTCTCTCCGGCGGCGCCGAGCAACAGCAGGTGGGCCCGCAGGGTCGGCCACGCCGCCTCTTCCGAGAGCCCCGGGACGAGCGTCTCGACGGTGCTGTCGAGCGCGTCGACCACGTTGAGCGTCGTCCCGTCGGCCGCGGTGACGGTCTCGTGGCGCAGCAGGTCCTCGGCGGCGACGTAGAGGCTGTCTAGGTAGCGCTGGGCGGCCTCGCCGAGCCGGGTGGCCGGGTCGGCCTGCTCGCGGATGAGGCTGGTGGCGGACCGCTGGGCGTCGTCGCGGGCCAGCATCGACTCGAGGATGTCGGTGGGGGTGAGCGGCCGGACCAGCGTCGGGTGGATCACCGAGTGCGGGTCCCCGTCGCCGACGGCCTCGAGGTAGACGTGGTTGGCGTGCGCGCCGCGGGTCATCATCGTGTAGAGCTGCTGGCGCGACTCGGTGCCGGTGGCCAGGCCGTGCATGGTGTCGGCGGTGACGCCCTGAGCGGTGTGGACGGTGCACGCGTAGCCGAGCTCGGTGGATCGGGCGACGTAGTCGGCGGGCAGCCGCACGGTGCGGCCGTGCTGGGTGTGCTGGACGGTCAGGTCGCCGCCATCGTGGATCTCCAGCACGTGCCAGCGATCGCCGTTCTTCACCCAGTCGGTGGCTGAGGTGCGCAGCCGACGGTCGTTCTCGCGGGTGATGATCAGCTCGCCGATCGAGGCCTCGTTGCCGTCGCCCAGCCGGCGCACCGGTCCGAGGCTGGCGAGGTCGGCCGGGTCGAGCCCGTCGAGCCGGTGGGCGCGTGCCTGCTGGTTCAGCTCGCTGACCAGGTCGCGGGTGGGGGCGAGCATGATCGAGTCCAGACCGGTCGCGCGGTCGGCCTGCCAGGCGGCGAAGACCTCCTCGGTCATCGACGCCAGGTCGCCTACGTGGACCCGGCCGCGATCGAGGTAGAAGCCGAGCGCCTCGGCCTTGCCCACGCGCAGCGCGAGCGAGGCGGCACCCTCGGCGGGGTCCTTGAACCGGACGAGATCGGTCAGCTGCAGCGCCCCGTGGGTGGCGCGGATGTCGCGCAGCACGCCGCCGGCGCCGATCGCGGAGAGTTGCTGGTCGTCGCCGATCAGGCGCACGCTGCCGCCACGCTCGAGGATGTAGGACACCGCGGCGTCGAGGGAGAGGGTGTCGGCCATCCCGGCCTCGTCGATGACCACGAGCGTGGAGGAGTCGATGCCGGCAACCCACGCGGGCATCGCGGCGCCGGGCTCGCGGGCCTCCTGCAGCGAGTGCGTGAGCTTCGCCAGGGTGTCGGTCTGGGTGTCGATCTGCGAGCGCAGCGCGTCCGCGGCCGCGGCCGACGGTGCGAGCCCGATGATCGTGCCGCCGCCGTCAGCCCACGCGCTGGCGAGCGCCCGCATCGCGGTGGTCTTGCCCGATCCGGCGGGCGCGATCGCGAGCTGGAGCCGTGCCCCGGAGGTGGCCATCTCCTTGACCAGGGTGGCCTGACCGGCGTTGAGGGTGATGCCGTTGGCGGTCGACTCGAGCAGCGCCAGGTCGACCGAGTCGGTCGAGACGGCGTATCCGTCGTGGCGGCCGGCGGCCGCGACCAGGCGCTCCTCGGCGCCCAGCACCTTGCTCGAGGTGAACAGTTCGGCGCCGCTCTGGGTGTAGACCGATGCGCCGTCGGCGCGGCGCAGCTCGGCCGGCTCGCTGATCGTGTCCACCTCATGTTCGGGGCGGGCCATGCTCACCGAGCGTCCGTCGAGGACCTCGCTGACCAGCAGGTCGACCACCTTGGCGACGCGGTTGGTGGGCACGTTGGCGCCCCTGACCTGCCGCTGTGCCTCGGCGTAGACGTGCCAGTACTGCCAGGTGCTGCGGCCGCCTTCCATCGTCGACACGATTCGGTCGGTGGTCGTGGCGAACCACGCGGAGTCGGCCAGGGACCGCGCCGCTGCCTTCGGGTTGAGGGCGCCGTGGACCATCTGCTCGACTCGCTGAGGGGTGCCGAGGGCCTCGACGGCCTCGCGGTTCCAGGTCTCGCGCTGCTCGGCCAGCGAGCGCGGCTCGTGCTTGGCCTCGCGGGTCTCCAGCGTTGCCTGCTGGGACAGCTGGATGGTCTCCACCGGCGTCGGCGGCCGCCCGTGGGTGGCCTGGAAGGCAGCCGCGAGGACCTTGCGGCGGTCCTCGACGCTGGCGCGGCGCTTGGAGAACCGGCGGTTCAGCTCGGGATCGACGCCGACGATCTCGCGCACCGGCCGCTTGCGGGCGTCGCCGCCATCGATGCCGTTGGGGCGCTCGTCGAAACGCACGCCGAGGGCGTCGACCAGGTGCCGCTCGAGCGCGGTGTTGTAGGTCTCCGAGGCCGAGACGACCGCCTTGTGCAGCGGCCGGCCGTCGATCGCCAGCCACTTGCCGTCGAGGGTCTGGACCTTGTTCGCCACCGCGACGTGCGTATGCAGGTCAGGGTCGCCGACGCGGGAGTCGCGGTGGGTGAACGCTGTGGCGACCAGGCCGCGGACGTCGACCTGGCGCACGCCGTTGGTGCCGCGGCGGGTGAACAGCGCCTTGGACTCGATGAAGTCCAGGGCGTCCTTGATCGCCGCCTGATGGGCTCGCTCGATCACCGCGGCGGTCTTCGGGTCGGCGATCGCCCACAGCACCGAGACGCTCTTGACCGGCGAGAAGGTCAGGTCGTAGCCGGCCACCGCGTTGGTCTTAGGGCGGGAGTGCTTGGCGATCGTGGCGGCCAGCTCGCGGGCGTCGGCGGGTTCGCGGCCGTGCTCGGCACGGAAGAACTCGGCCGCGACCTCGGTGCGGACCTTGGCCCGATCGGCGGCGGGGACCGGCCAGTCGCCGGGCAGCCCGGCGGCCTCGTTGAGGGCGGCGATGCGCTTGGCGACCTCGATCCGGAACGGGCTGATGTCGTTCTCGTAGACCTTGTACGGCGTGCCGAGCTGGCGGGCGGTCTTGTAGTCAGCCTCGGTCGGCCGGGCGACGCCGCCACCTTCGATGGGGCGGCCGATGCGCAGGTCCAGATCCTTGGTCCGCTGGGTGGCCAGCGGGTGTTGACCGGAGCCGAACAGGCTCTGCATGTGGTCGGCGGTGACGATGTCACCGGCGTCGAGGCCTTCCAGGCCCTCCATGCCCGAGCCGACCCACACACCGGGGGTCTCACCCTTCTCGGTGTAGTAGCTCGCCAGCCCGGTGTGGCCCTTGTCGGTGGCATCCAGCGCTGCGACCTGGCGGGTCAGGTAGTCGTACCCCGACCCCGCCGTCAGCTTGTGGAGGCTCATCGTCACGGTCCCCTACGTGAGCGAGGGCGCGCGGTGCGATCACTTCCGGCCGGACTTCTGGTGTGTTCTTTCTATTCTGCGGACCGAGAATGCAAGAGGTGTGTGGCACTTGGAAGGTCGCGGAAATCTGGGGGGACGCTGAGGGGCGTCGGTGACGGTGAGGTCGTCGGGTTCGGGCTGGCTGGGGTGGATGGGTCGGGCTGGGTTCTGGCTGGGCTGGTTCGGGGGTCGAGGTCGTCGGGTTCGGAAGTTTCTTGGCCGGTGGTGATCGCACGGGCACCGGGATTTGTCGTAGGTGACTGTCAGAGTCCATGTCGACACGGAGTGAGGACCGGATGAGTCAGCAGACGATCAAGCAGCAGGCGCGGCGTACGGCGCGGGAGATGGCCGAGAAGCGGCGCAAGGAGCGCGAGGAGCGCGAGCGCCGGGTGATCGACCTGGCCGAACAGGTCATGGTCGCGATCGGTCAGCGGGACGCGGCGGTGGCCGAGACCGAGAAGCGCGCCGGTGAGGCGCTGCGGGAGTTGACCGAGGTCGAGGGCCTGTCCCTGGGCGAGGCCGTCGAGTGGTGTGGCGAGACGGTCACCGTGCGGGAGGCGACGCGGCTGCGGCGGCTCGCCAACGCGGACGGCGAGCCGAGCCGCGACGTACGCGACGACTCGGGCGACGACGGCGCGGCGCTGGCGTCGGCCGGGAGCGGGGGAGCGGGTGCCGGTTCGTCGGCTGGATGACGCCGGCCCCGCGGCGGTCGCGGCAGCGATCGCGGACCCGGCGGTGCTCACGCGCTACCGGGCGAAGGTCGCCACGGTGCCGGGCAGTGAGTGCCTGTGGTGGACCGGGGCGGTGGCCGGTCGCTCCGAGCGGGAGCGCACGGACGGCGGTGGCCATGGCCGGTTCTGCTACGCGCCGGGGCGGGTGATCATCGCCCACCGGTTCGCGTACGCAGTCATGCACGGCGTTGACGCGCTCGCGGAGGCGCGGCTACTCGGGCACCGCTGCCACAACCCGCTGTGCCAGCGGATTGCACCGGACCACGTCGTGGTGTCGAGCGCGGCGCAGAACCGCCGTGAGTGGTCGGTGCAGCGGCGGCTGCCGTACAGCCCGCTGGCCGACCCGCGCGGCCCGCGTCGACGCGCGCGGGAACTGCGCGACCTGACGCGTGAGGATCCGCAGCTCGTAGCCGAGGACCTCGCTCGGCTCCAGGAGCTGCTGGGCGAGCAGCTGACCTTGTGGTGACGCCCGCCCCAACACAGAAGGACGCCCGCAGCGATGAGCGCTGCGGGCGTCCTTGCGGTCAGAGTGGGTCAGGCGGGTTCGCCGTCGAGGAGCCGACCGAGCGTCTCCCACAGGTCGAGGTAGCCGTCCGCGTCCTCGGGTGCCTGCTCGGCCCACCGGGCGTGAAGGTCCCGGATGCGGTCGAGCCGGTCCAGGCGGTCGGGCAGCGCGGTGCGGGCAGCGGCCATGAACTCCACGTCGGGCGCGTGCTCGGGAACCTCATCCCCGCGTGGGTACGTCTTGAACCCGAGCCGCTGCCATTGAGCACCGGCGTAGGCGACGAGGATGTTGTCCGGGATCAGGGCGTCGGCGGCGGTGGCGCGGATCTTGTCACCGGCAGGAATCCAGGGGCCGGGGGTCGCGAGGGCCTCCAGCGCACGCAGCGCGGCGTCGTCGTCGCTCATGCTGGCTGGTCCTCCCGGGCGGTCGCGGCGGCGAGGTCGAGCCGCCCAGCGGCAGCGGTGGCCACGGCGGTGATCCGTGCGGCGAGCGCGCGCAACTCGGCGGGCGTGCCCTGGATCGCCACCACGTCGTCCCCGGCCAACGTCAGGACCGGCTGGCGGTGCTCACCGGCTCCCACCCAATCCTCGCCGGGGGTGAACACCTGGACGCTGGTCTCGCGGGCGGCCAGCCACTCGATGTGCGCGCTCACGGAGTCACCTCGGCGGGCGCGGTGCCGATGAGGCGGCGGAACGCCTGCACGTCGGCCTCGAGGGAGAACAGGCGGCGGCGGTGCTGGTCGTTCTCCGTGCCGACCTCGGTCAGGACCTGGGCGAGGCCGTCGAGGAACGCCACGACGGCATCGGCGGTGACCGTCTCGCCCATCGCGGTCCACGGCTTCGGGACGCGGCTGCTGGCGGCGTACGGCATCGCCATCATGGCGGCGACGATGCGGCGCTGGTCGCGCTCGCTGATCACGGTGCCGGTCGGCTTCGGCTGGGTCTGCTCGGTCATCACTGCTCCTGTTCGGTGGTGCGGGTGGCGTACTCGGCGTGCAGGGCGTCCAGCGCCGTGGCGACGCTGGACAGGGCCGCGTCCAGGTGGGCGCGGGCGGTCTCGGGGGTCCACCGGCGCACGTCGCGCAGCCGGTGCTCGATGACGATCAGGTCGCAGGCCGTCTCGCTGAGGGTGTGCCGGTCCTTGGCGCTGCTCGCCGCGATGTCGGCGGGGGTGGCGGTCGGCTGGCTCATCGCAGGACGTCCTCGACCGCGCGGCGCTTGGCCTCGTCGAGCGTCGCGGTGCGCATCCCCCAGCGCTGGCCGTAGCCGCCGTCCACGTCGGCGTAGAAGCCCGGCGCGAGGTAGGTCGTGCAGTCGCCGGGCGTGATCCGGATCAGGTAGGTGCGCCCGTGCGCGTGGACGCTGGCGGTGTGCGCGGTCCAGCGCCCCGGCCATCGGTTGTCGGCGTCCACGGCGTGCCACTCGACCGCGGCGGCGTCGGTCGGGCTGTCGGTCTGCTCGCGGGTGGTGGTCGTGTCGGTCATGGCTCCTCCTTCGGTTGGGCCGGTGGCGGGCCGGACTCGGGGTCTCAGCCCGCCACCGGAGGACTTGCGGGACGGACGGTCAGGCGGGGGCCAGCGCGGTCCAGGCGCGGCGCTTGATCCGGTCGGGGTCGTCGCTGGTGAGGACGCGGGTGGCGCGGGCGGTCTGCTCGTCGCCCCCGTGCTTCTTCGTGGTGCGGACCGGGGCGTAGTGGTCGGCGTATTCCGCGACGGCCTGGTAGCCGGCCCACGCGGTGTCGCGGATGCCGGCCTGCGTGTCGGCGTCCGCGAAGAGCCAGTGCAGCCGGGAGCGGCGACGGCGCTCGGTCTCGCGCACGCGCTTGGTGGCGCTGGCCTCGGCCTTGCCGAACGTGGCGTCGATCAGGGCGTCGAACGCGGCGTCGGTCATGGTCTGCTGGATCAGCCGCTCGGCCTCGACCTGGAACGCGTCGACGTAGGCGAACGTCAGGCCGAGCGCGTCGCGGGCGGCCTGCACGGCGGCCTTGGCGTTGCGGGTGTGCCGGATCGAGAACGACGACTCGTGGTTGCGCAGGGCCGCGCTCTGGGTGTTCGCGCACACGACGCGGACCGGGGTCACGAGGATGCGGAACGCGCTGGAGCCGTCGTGGCTGTTGAGCGCGGCGATGTTCAGGTCGACGCGGTCGGTGCCGCCGACGGTGAGCGAGTCCGGCAGCTGCATGGTGATGAACACCTGCCGACCGCCGCGCAGCGACCCGGCGGTGTCGAAGATCGCGCCGGACTCGTCGGCCAGCAGGTTCAGGAACTCGGCGTGGTCCTCGTTCTGCAGCGGCGTGTAGCCGCCGCCCACGACGCCGAGCGCCTCGGGCTCGCCGGTGAACGGGTTGGTGCGCACCGTGGCGAAGCCGGGGACCTCGATCGCGGTGACGCCGCCCTCGCTGACCTCGGCGGTGGTGAGCGGCAACTTGCGGACGTCCCAGCCGCCCAGGTGACCGAGTCGCATGGCCTCTTCGGCGGTGAACGCGCGGTCGCGGACGGTGGTGCCCAGGCGGTGCCAGGCGTCCTTGCGGGCGAAGACGGCGGCGGCCTGCGTGCCGTGGGTCTCGATCTCGTGTGACATGTCGGGGTCCTCCCGGGTAGCGGATCAAACGAACTGAGTTCATTCTATGGTTTCTATTCCACTGAGGGCGGTTCTCCACAGGGAGAACCGCCCTCAGGTGGGGGAGGGGTGACGGGTCAGGCGGCGCTGTCGCTGGCCTCGTCGTCGTTGTCGTCGTTGTCGTCGTTGTCGTCGGCGGCGTCGTCGGCGGCGTCGCTGGCGTCCTCGTCGGTGGTCGGCTGCTGCTCCTCGCCGAGCAGGATCCGCTCGACCTCGCTGGGCTGGTAGCCCCACTCCACGAGCGCGCCGAGCACGCGGGCGTCCCACGCGGTCGGGTTGCGCCACGAGTGCTTGCCGGTCGTCGCCTCCCACGCCGCCACGACCGCCGCGAGCGTGGTCATGGTCGCGGCCTTCGGCGTGCTCGCCTTGGTGATCTTGCGGCACTCATCGTGGCCAGCGCCGTAGTAGCCGGTCGGCCGCTCGACCCCCAGCAGCGTGAAGAGCATCGGGTGGCGGTGGTCCATGGCCTTGCTCAGCGAGTGGTGTCCGGTGACGACGGCCTCGCAGATCAGGGCCTCGGCACCCTTCGGGGCGGTCTTGCGGGCCACGAACCCGGCCAGCCACTCGCGGCGCACCGTCTCCGCGCTCGCCCACGCCTTGTTGTTGGCGATCACGCGGCGGCGCTCCTGGCTCTGCTGCTCGCGCTGCGCCTCGGCCTCCTCCTCGTTCTCGCCCTCGTCGCTGCTGTCGGCGGTGCTGCTGCCGGAGCCGCCGCGACGACGCAGGCCGGAGGCGGCGAGGTCGGTCACGACCCAGACCGGCACGTACTGCTGGTAGGGCACGGCGGGCTCGTAGTCCTCGCTCTCCTCGTCGCTGCCGTCCTCGTTCTCCTCGTCGTACTCGTCCTCGGGGTAGACCCACTCCTTGACGACCTGGACGCGAGCGCCGGGGACGTTGGGCCACTCCTCCTCGGCCAGCGGCTCGCCGTCCTCGGTGACCAGCCGCTCGATGCGCAGCACCTCGTCGGCCTGCTCGACCTCCTCGGCGGTCAGGACCGGCAGGCCCTCGGTCCGCAGGCGCTCGACCTCGGCGGCGTCGGCCTCGCGCTCGGCGGCCTCGTCGCGCAGCCGCTGGGCCTCGTGGGCGAGCGAGCGCCGCCACCGCTTGGCGTTCTCCAGCCGCTCGACGGCCCCGGGGTCGTGCTCGAACTCGGCGAAGATCGCGGCCTCTTCCAAGGTCAGGTCGCCGGCGTCGAGGCGGTTGCGGCTCTGGTCGGCCTTGGTGACCGCCAGGGCGGCGTTCACGGTCGGGCGGTCGATGCTGGTGCGCTTGGCGATCTGCGCGGCGCTCACGCCGAGCAGGGCCAGCTGCTCCACGCCCGCGACGATCTCGGCCTCGCGCATCCCGGCCCGGTGGATGTTCTCGACCATCTGGTCACCGATCCGGTCGGCGTCGGCGGGCTGGGGCACGACCCGGGCCGGGATCAGGCCGGTCGGGGTGCCGACCTCGGCGGCGGTCACCGTACGCCGCTGGCCACGCAGCAGGACGTACTGCCCGTCCTCGTCGCGGTAGACCGTGACGGCCTCCAGCACGCCGCGCTCCTTGATCGACTTGCGGAACTCCTTGTGGTCGGGTCGCAGGTCGGTGCGGACGTTGGTGCCGATGATGATCGCGGCGGGGTCGAGGTAGAGGAACTCCTCGGACTGGACGGCCTCGGTGGCCTCCTCGGCGGCGCTGTCGGCGGGGGCCTGGATGGTGTCGGTCATGATGCTGTCCTCCATGGGTAGAATAGAAAGAACTGACATGACCTAGTCTCCCAACGGGGGCCGACACCTACCGGGCCGCAGGGCGAACCTGTGGAAAGGTGGGCACGTCCGGAGGGTGGGGAAAACCCCCTGCTCTCACCGGGCGCGGACTCCGCTGCGGCGGCGCGGCGCAGCTGCACCTCGTAGCTGTCTGGACGGAAGGAATCGAGCGAGAGTGGGAACGGCTGCACACGGCCCCGCCCGGGAATGCAGCGGCGTTGGTGTTAGCCGCTGCAGCTCGCCGGCGATCGCTCCCGGCACGCGGGGCAGGGGAGTGGCTGAGGTGGTGGTGGCGTGACGAGCCAGACCACGATCCCGGTCGGGATCTACTGGAAGCCCGGCGTGTGGGACCTCGCCCGCTCGGCGTACGTCGCCGACCTGGACACCGATCCAGAGTCGCCCGGTTCGTTCGTCGGCTGGCTCGCCCAGGCGCTCGAGCTGCACGCCCGGCGATCGCCCCAACAGCGGGCCGAGCTCGCGGCCGCCGGCGAGAACCATCCCGCCCTGGTCAGCGTGACCCGCAAGAGCTTCAACAAGAAGCACGACCTGCCGGCCTCGACGATGGAGACGGTCGAGGACGCCCTGGTCGCCGATCGCCAGGAGCTCGGCCGGATGCTCGCCCGGTCTGCGTTCGCCCAGGAGGCGGTCATCGCCGCGGCCGAGCACTCCCGCCGCCGGCTCGGCCGCGAGCTGCCGCCACCTCCGCAGAAGCTCAGCAACCGACCGCCACGGCGCCGGCCGACGGGGTGAGCCGGCGCGGGCAAGGTCACTTGAGCTGCATGCGGAGCACGGCTGCTCCCTGCTTGAGCGTCTTCTCGGCCTCGGACAGGGTGCGCTCCTTGCGGCGCTTCTTGTAGAGCGGGTTGTCGCTGTCCCTGAGTTGCTCGAGACCATGCAGCATCAGCTTCAACGCACGTTGGCGCTCGACGAGCTGCTTCGCGCCGCGGCGCTTCCGATCGCTGATCGGCACCTTGGTCGCGTCCTCGATCTGCTGCGACCAGCGGATGGCGCGGTTCTGTCGCGACTCGAAGGTCAGCGCCCCGAACGCAGTCCGCTGGTCGGGCGCTGGAGCTCCCGGCGCAAGGCCGCGCGCCGCGTCGTTGATGGCGACGACGAGTCCCTCCGGCGTGAACTGGAAGAGCGCAACCCCAAGCCGGTCCGCCTCGAGGATCGCCGCGGTGGTGTAGCTCGACGCGTAGAAGATCCGACTCCGGAGGCCGTGGGCCGCCCCGATGAGCCGTTGAATGTCTGGTCGGCCCGTGGGGCCCTCGTGATACTTGACCTGCGCTGCAGCGTCGTGAGCGATCACGTCGAGTCCTGCGTCTGCTCCACCTGGTGTGACCGTCGCGCCGCTGAACCCGAGATCCACCATGTGCGCCGCTGCGAGCAGCTCCGCTTCTTGCCAGCTCGTGACTGGGCGCCCCCATCGCCATGCGCCCGTGGATCCGGGAGGAGGAGCCGTACCCGCGGGATCGGGGGGCGCCGACGGCGGTGGGGGAGGTGCCTGGGTGGTGGATCCTGAGGGTGAACTGGCCCCACCGGTCATCTGCAACGCGCGGAGGTCTGGTTCCTGTAGCAGGAGGCTGAGGCAGAGCCCGCGTGCGTCGAAGACGTCGACCGACTGCCCGATCAGCCGCTTCTTCCCCAGCACGATGGTGAAGGGGCGTTCGATCGCCTGAGTCGATCTGCCGATCATGGAGATCGTCAGGAGCCGGGAGTCGGTGGCCACGACGAGCGCAGGAGCCATGCCGGTGCTGATTGCCACCCACTCGGCACGCTCGTTTGACCGGAGATCCGCAAAGAGCCGGTCGGCAACCTTTTCAAGCTGGCGCCGCGCCCCACGGTCGCCGGCCAGCGTCGCGGTGCGGTGATCGTTGCTCAAGCGGTCCACGCCGCCATCCTGCCCGGACGGTCCGACACGTGGAGTCAGAAACGGCGACCTGGTAAGCGGACGCGTCGACGAGACCGTGCAGAAAATCTTCCCCGAGCTGATCGCTGCGGAGCACCGATCGCACCTAGGTGACTGCGGGAGCGATTACCTCTCGCAGTCACCTAGGAGGAAGTCATGTCCACCACCGTCACCTTCGCCGGCAACCTGGCCGAGGCTCCCGAGCTGCTCTACACCCGCGAGAACAAGCCGTTCGTCAGCTGCCGGGTCCTGGTCAACCGGCGCGTGCAGAACGACGAGGGGGAGTGGGTCAACGACGAGCCCACCGCACACAACGTGAAGATCTTCGGCTCGGCCGCCACCCACGTCCACGACAGCTGCGGATCCGGCGACCCGATCTTCGTCCACGGCCTCGAGCGCACCGAGAGCTGGCCGGACAAGGAGACCGGCGAGAAGCGCACCAAGGACGTCGTGGTCGTCGACAACCGCTTCGGCGAGGTCGGTGTCTCGCTCAAGTACGTCTCCGCGCGCATCGAGCGCACCACCCGCCCGGCCCAGGCCAGCTGAGCCGTAAGGAGGTTCGCTCCGATGGATCTCGTCGTACAGTCCCCGGACGAGCTGCTCGCCGCGGTGCCCCACGTCCTGGGCTTCAAGCCCGAGGAGTCGATCGTCTTGGTGCCGTTCCGGCCCGGACTGCCGATCACCCGCGTCGACCTCCCGACGACCGCCGCCGACCGCGAGGCGGTCTGGGACGCCGTCAGTGGCCCCTACGGCCGGCACGCCCGCCCCGGAGCCCGGCTGGCCATCCTCTGCTTCACCGAGGACCGCCGCAGCGCCGAGCTGGCCAGCCAGCACCTGTCCAACCGCCTTGAGACCGTGGGCATCACCACCCACATCCGACTGTGGTCCGACGGCGAGCGCTGGCGCGAGTTAAACACCGGCCAGACCGGCCTGCAGACCCAGGCAACCGCCGATCGGATCGCGGCCGCGACCGTGCTCACCGGCGCCGCCCAGCCGGCGGCCAACCGCGCCTCACTGGCGGCCTCCATGGTCGGAGACCGCGAGCCGATCGCCCAGCTGATCCCCGCAGCTCGAGCAGCAGCCGCCGCCAGCAGCCCCGCCGTCGAGCAGGACTGGGCACTGGACCGCCTCGAGCAGTTCCACGCCGACGGCAACCGGCTCTCCGACCTCGACGGGGCCCGGATGCTCGTCGCCCTGGAGACGATCAGCACCCGCGACGCGCTCTGGGAGGACATGAGCCGGGAGAACCACACCTCCCACATGGCGCTCTGGAACGACCTCACTCGCCGCGCACCCGACGAGGTCCGCGCGGCCCCGGCCTCCATGCTCGGCTTCGCCAGCTGGCTTCACGGCGACGGCGCCAAGGCCTGGTGCGCGCTGGACCAGGTCCCCGCCGACCGGCCCTACTCCATGGCCGCCATCGTCGCCTCTGCCCTGCAGAACGGCATCCACCCGCGCGAGTGGGAGAGGTACCAGACCCAGATGCGCGACCTCGCCGGCGAGCTCGACGAGTCCTTCGTCCCCCAGCCTCCGAGCCAGCAGCGCGGCCTACCGGGCACCCGGCCCGCCACCGACCGCCCCGCCCCGGGCCGCTGAGGAGGGAAACGCCATGTACCACGACGACACCGACCCGATCGCCCAGGCCCAGCCCAGCGCCACCGAGCGCCAGCTGCGCCGCCTGGTGGTGCCCGAGCCCGCGGCCTACGCCCCCGACAAGCGCCTCGACGTCATCCACGAACCCGACCTCGAGCTGCTGTGGGGAGGCCAGGCATGAGCGGCGACGTCGACGAGGCCGACCGGCTCGCCAGGGTGACCCTGAGTCGGGCGATCGAGCCCGGCGACCTCCGCGTCACCGGCCTGGTCAGCGAGCTCGGCGCGGGCAAGGTCCTCGGCTACCTCGAGGCCGCGGCCGAGGTCGAGTCCCACTGGGGCTTCGGGATCGCCCAGGAGCTCGGCCGCGTCGACCCCGCCCAGGTGCTCGAGCAGGCAGCCGCCCGCGGCATCCGCTTCATCGTCCCCGGCGACGCCGAGTGGCCCACCCAGCTCGGCGCCCTCCGCGACGCCGGCGCCCTCCACGACCGCGGCGGTGAACCCTTCG
Above is a genomic segment from Nocardioides aromaticivorans containing:
- a CDS encoding single-stranded DNA-binding protein, which translates into the protein MSTTVTFAGNLAEAPELLYTRENKPFVSCRVLVNRRVQNDEGEWVNDEPTAHNVKIFGSAATHVHDSCGSGDPIFVHGLERTESWPDKETGEKRTKDVVVVDNRFGEVGVSLKYVSARIERTTRPAQAS
- a CDS encoding ParB/RepB/Spo0J family partition protein, whose amino-acid sequence is MTDTIQAPADSAAEEATEAVQSEEFLYLDPAAIIIGTNVRTDLRPDHKEFRKSIKERGVLEAVTVYRDEDGQYVLLRGQRRTVTAAEVGTPTGLIPARVVPQPADADRIGDQMVENIHRAGMREAEIVAGVEQLALLGVSAAQIAKRTSIDRPTVNAALAVTKADQSRNRLDAGDLTLEEAAIFAEFEHDPGAVERLENAKRWRRSLAHEAQRLRDEAAEREADAAEVERLRTEGLPVLTAEEVEQADEVLRIERLVTEDGEPLAEEEWPNVPGARVQVVKEWVYPEDEYDEENEDGSDEESEDYEPAVPYQQYVPVWVVTDLAASGLRRRGGSGSSTADSSDEGENEEEAEAQREQQSQERRRVIANNKAWASAETVRREWLAGFVARKTAPKGAEALICEAVVTGHHSLSKAMDHRHPMLFTLLGVERPTGYYGAGHDECRKITKASTPKAATMTTLAAVVAAWEATTGKHSWRNPTAWDARVLGALVEWGYQPSEVERILLGEEQQPTTDEDASDAADDAADDNDDNDDNDDEASDSAA
- a CDS encoding DUF932 domain-containing protein; translation: MSHEIETHGTQAAAVFARKDAWHRLGTTVRDRAFTAEEAMRLGHLGGWDVRKLPLTTAEVSEGGVTAIEVPGFATVRTNPFTGEPEALGVVGGGYTPLQNEDHAEFLNLLADESGAIFDTAGSLRGGRQVFITMQLPDSLTVGGTDRVDLNIAALNSHDGSSAFRILVTPVRVVCANTQSAALRNHESSFSIRHTRNAKAAVQAARDALGLTFAYVDAFQVEAERLIQQTMTDAAFDALIDATFGKAEASATKRVRETERRRRSRLHWLFADADTQAGIRDTAWAGYQAVAEYADHYAPVRTTKKHGGDEQTARATRVLTSDDPDRIKRRAWTALAPA
- a CDS encoding restriction endonuclease yields the protein MDRLSNDHRTATLAGDRGARRQLEKVADRLFADLRSNERAEWVAISTGMAPALVVATDSRLLTISMIGRSTQAIERPFTIVLGKKRLIGQSVDVFDARGLCLSLLLQEPDLRALQMTGGASSPSGSTTQAPPPPPSAPPDPAGTAPPPGSTGAWRWGRPVTSWQEAELLAAAHMVDLGFSGATVTPGGADAGLDVIAHDAAAQVKYHEGPTGRPDIQRLIGAAHGLRSRIFYASSYTTAAILEADRLGVALFQFTPEGLVVAINDAARGLAPGAPAPDQRTAFGALTFESRQNRAIRWSQQIEDATKVPISDRKRRGAKQLVERQRALKLMLHGLEQLRDSDNPLYKKRRKERTLSEAEKTLKQGAAVLRMQLK
- a CDS encoding DUF4192 domain-containing protein; its protein translation is MDLVVQSPDELLAAVPHVLGFKPEESIVLVPFRPGLPITRVDLPTTAADREAVWDAVSGPYGRHARPGARLAILCFTEDRRSAELASQHLSNRLETVGITTHIRLWSDGERWRELNTGQTGLQTQATADRIAAATVLTGAAQPAANRASLAASMVGDREPIAQLIPAARAAAAASSPAVEQDWALDRLEQFHADGNRLSDLDGARMLVALETISTRDALWEDMSRENHTSHMALWNDLTRRAPDEVRAAPASMLGFASWLHGDGAKAWCALDQVPADRPYSMAAIVASALQNGIHPREWERYQTQMRDLAGELDESFVPQPPSQQRGLPGTRPATDRPAPGR